The following coding sequences lie in one Xanthomonas hortorum pv. pelargonii genomic window:
- a CDS encoding efflux RND transporter periplasmic adaptor subunit, whose translation MIRDTSAQDQVLRTSAQRAPWRRWLWPGIAAVAVLAGIGWAVTAWSAGSRSFDASRVRIATVSQGDLVRDIAADGRVIAANSPVLYAISAGTVTLSVVAGDVVKQGQELARIDSPELRSKLAQEQATLAGLEAESSRAGLDATLARANASKLTDQAKIDKQAAARDLERYQRGYDGGAVPQVELAKAQDTLKKTDIDLQHAQRDASLKSQGADLDSRNKRLLADRQRAVVAEVQRQVDALTLLSPFDGQVGQVQAVQHTQVVANAPILGVVDLSKFEVEIKVPESFARDLAIGMPAQLTSGSGEPFPGAISAVSPEVVNGEVTARIRFADKQPPGLRQSQRMSARVVMDTRRNVLKVERGPFVEQSGGSYAYVMDGNTAVRRPVRMGVSSLGEVQVLSGLQAGDRVVVSGADNFGDAPRVTVH comes from the coding sequence ATGATTCGCGATACCTCTGCCCAGGACCAGGTTCTCCGTACATCCGCCCAGCGCGCGCCGTGGCGCCGTTGGCTGTGGCCCGGCATCGCTGCGGTCGCCGTGTTGGCCGGCATTGGCTGGGCGGTCACCGCGTGGAGTGCCGGCAGCCGCTCGTTCGATGCCAGCCGGGTGCGCATCGCTACCGTCAGCCAGGGGGATCTGGTGCGCGACATCGCCGCAGACGGCCGCGTCATCGCCGCCAACAGCCCGGTGCTGTACGCCATCTCGGCCGGCACGGTGACGCTGAGCGTGGTGGCCGGCGATGTGGTCAAGCAGGGCCAGGAGCTGGCGCGCATCGACAGCCCGGAGCTACGCAGCAAGCTGGCGCAGGAGCAGGCCACGCTGGCCGGTCTGGAAGCCGAATCCAGCCGCGCCGGGCTGGATGCCACGCTGGCCCGTGCCAACGCCAGCAAGCTCACCGACCAGGCCAAGATCGACAAGCAGGCCGCCGCACGCGACCTGGAGCGCTATCAGCGCGGCTACGATGGCGGCGCCGTGCCGCAGGTGGAACTGGCCAAGGCGCAGGACACCTTGAAGAAGACCGATATCGACCTGCAGCACGCGCAGCGCGATGCATCGCTGAAGAGCCAGGGCGCGGATCTGGATTCGCGCAACAAGCGCCTGCTCGCCGACCGCCAACGCGCGGTGGTGGCCGAGGTGCAGCGCCAGGTCGATGCACTCACGTTGTTGTCGCCGTTCGACGGCCAGGTCGGCCAGGTGCAGGCGGTGCAGCACACCCAGGTCGTGGCGAATGCGCCGATCCTGGGCGTGGTGGATCTGTCCAAGTTCGAAGTCGAGATCAAGGTGCCGGAGAGCTTCGCGCGCGATCTGGCGATCGGCATGCCGGCGCAGCTCACCAGCGGCAGCGGCGAACCGTTCCCCGGCGCCATCTCGGCGGTGTCGCCGGAAGTGGTCAACGGCGAAGTCACCGCGCGCATCCGCTTTGCCGACAAGCAGCCGCCGGGCTTGCGCCAGAGCCAGCGCATGAGCGCGCGCGTGGTGATGGACACCCGCCGCAACGTGCTCAAGGTCGAGCGCGGCCCGTTCGTCGAACAATCCGGCGGCAGCTACGCCTATGTGATGGACGGCAACACCGCGGTGCGCCGCCCGGTGCGCATGGGCGTCAGCAGCCTCGGCGAAGTGCAGGTGCTCTCCGGGCTGCAGGCGGGCGACCGCGTGGTGGTGTCCGGTGCAGATAACTTCGGCGATGCGCCACGCGTCACTGTTCACTAA
- a CDS encoding ABC transporter ATP-binding protein, whose protein sequence is MLKMQSVSKVFRTEQVETHALRSLDLHVREGEFVAVTGPSGSGKTTFLNLAGLLETFTSGRYLLDGEDVSHLSDDARSRLRNQKIGFIFQGFNLIPDLNLFDNVDVPLRYRGMAAAERKQRIEEALTKVGLGSRLKHYPTELSGGQQQRAAIARALAGSPRLLLADEPTGNLDSQMARGVMELLEEINSQGTTIVMVTHDPELAARAQRNVHIVDGQATDLERNPSLMRAPVTAPTLAD, encoded by the coding sequence ATGCTCAAGATGCAATCGGTCTCCAAGGTCTTCCGCACCGAACAGGTGGAAACGCACGCGCTGCGCTCGCTGGACCTGCATGTGCGCGAAGGCGAATTCGTCGCGGTCACCGGCCCCTCCGGCTCGGGCAAGACCACCTTCCTCAACCTGGCCGGGCTGCTGGAAACCTTCACCAGCGGGCGGTACCTGCTCGATGGCGAAGACGTCAGCCACCTGTCCGACGACGCGCGTTCGCGCCTGCGCAATCAGAAGATCGGCTTCATCTTCCAGGGCTTCAATCTGATCCCCGACCTCAACCTGTTCGACAACGTCGATGTACCGTTGCGTTATCGCGGCATGGCGGCGGCCGAGCGTAAACAGCGCATCGAAGAAGCCTTGACCAAGGTCGGCCTGGGCTCGCGCCTGAAGCACTACCCCACCGAGTTGTCGGGTGGTCAGCAGCAGCGCGCCGCGATCGCGCGCGCATTGGCCGGCAGCCCGCGTCTGCTGCTGGCCGACGAACCCACCGGCAACCTCGACTCGCAGATGGCACGCGGGGTGATGGAACTGTTGGAAGAGATCAACAGCCAGGGCACCACCATCGTGATGGTCACCCATGATCCGGAACTGGCCGCACGCGCGCAGCGCAATGTACATATTGTCGACGGCCAGGCCACCGATCTGGAACGCAATCCCAGCCTGATGCGTGCGCCCGTGACAGCGCCCACCCTGGCCGACTAA